The genome window TCTGCTGGCAGGACCTCCTCCTTGAGCATGCAGCAGGCTATGCGGCTGACGGGTCTGCCGTCCGAGTCGTAGGAGATATTCCCGGGATGGAGTATCCTGTTTAACACACAGCCTTCTGCAATCCGGAGCTGGTAAAGGTCGCACTCCCTTATGGGAGGGCGCTCCTTGAGCACGCCGCCCACAATCTCCATTGAGTGTATTGGGTAGTCTTCACATAGAGGGCATGTATAAACCCTGCCGTTAGGGAACACAAAATAATTATCCGCAACAAGTCCTGCGCAGGCAAATGGCTCATCAGGCTTCAAGAACACCTTGGGATATGTCACATGCAGGCCTTTTTCAGCGGCCTTTCTCGCAACCTCCGGGACAACCGTCTCCCATTCTCCCCGGCTGAGCTGCAGTGATGTCTCGCCCCTCCTGGCAGGCTTGCCCCTTATACCTATGACCTGAATAAAAAAACGCTTCACTCCCAGGCCTGTTAAAAGCGGCGGCATATTGACAAGGTCGTGGATATTCATGCGGCTTGCCGTGAAGATGACGCTCACCCCGAAGCCTTTCTCCAATGCCTGC of Deltaproteobacteria bacterium contains these proteins:
- a CDS encoding radical SAM protein, which gives rise to MEIERRTVQFQANTRNLFFHILTQCNLRCRHCYINPEQHGSRILDERTLAEWLAIFAGNCKIPESLNHRITRSPGNTNVIFLGGEPTLSPALPHAIREARRLGYASITVDTNGYLFNDVLDRVSPEELDYFSFSLDGSRPEVNDFIRGEGVFDTCTSGVRQALEKGFGVSVIFTASRMNIHDLVNMPPLLTGLGVKRFFIQVIGIRGKPARRGETSLQLSRGEWETVVPEVARKAAEKGLHVTYPKVFLKPDEPFACAGLVADNYFVFPNGRVYTCPLCEDYPIHSMEIVGGVLKERPPIRECDLYQLRIAEGCVLNRILHPGNISYDSDGRPVSRIACCMLKEEVLPAER